Proteins from a single region of Seriola aureovittata isolate HTS-2021-v1 ecotype China chromosome 9, ASM2101889v1, whole genome shotgun sequence:
- the tmem81 gene encoding transmembrane protein 81, whose amino-acid sequence MQRISTGLRLPPLLFFFLLFFRPLTSGDLEEVDNVPVEVIVDSSPCSTTCGLGLKTQTLCLMKDGERAMEEGGRSGNGAEVSEACRVRKVKCQESWQCGLRTMTVTSGQRVEIDCLGEVMQAMGRFSWRVLWRYARGIISSDDSLFDRWEAPQLDRVILDPVREEDAGTYRCDVQDAVFRRVKRVYWGIRVLPAGVLNLDYDWKPAKPDRVAPA is encoded by the exons ATGCAGCGTATATCTACAGGGCTTCGcctacctcctctcctcttcttcttcctcctcttcttccgacctctgacctcagggGACCTGGAGGAGGTGGATAATGTGCCAGTGGAGGTCATCGTGGACAGCTCCCCCTGCAGCACCACTTGCGGGCTGGGGCTTAAAACTCAAACCCTGTGTTTGATGAAAGACGGCGAGAGAGCGATGGAAGAAGGCGGGAGGAGTGGAAACGGAGCAGAG GTGTCGGAGGCGTGTCGTGTTCGCAAGGTCAAGTGTCAGGAGTCGTGGCAGTGCGGCCTCAGGACGATGACTGTGACTTCAGGGCAGAGGGTGGAGATCGACTGTCTGGGAGAAGTCATGCAGGCGATGGGGAGGTTCTCCTGGAG GGTGTTGTGGCGTTATGCCAGAGGGATTATCAGCTCTGATGACTCCCTGTTTGATCGCTGGGAGGCTCCTCAGCTGGACCGAGTGATTCTGGACCCAGTTAGAGAGGAGGATgcag GTACTTATCGCTGCGATGTGCAGGATGCCGTCTTCCGCAGGGTGAAGAGGGTTTACTGGGGGATCCGCGTTTTACCTGCAGGGGTCCTCAATCTGGACTATGACTGGAAACCAGCAAAACCAGACCGTGTAGCACCAGCATAA